In a genomic window of Candidatus Kaelpia imicola:
- a CDS encoding PAS domain-containing sensor histidine kinase, with the protein MTEDLKKTTISAKRLNEEIAERKKMEVNLQQATEEWERTFNAISDLVFIQDKDFIITKVNKAFVDVLKMKPEDIIGKKCYQIFHHRDTPWSGCLFKKTQESKAVHTEEVDDFITGIPLSVTISPVFDESGNVIASVHIARDISECKQAERIKDEFISTVSHELRTPLSIIKEGVSLVLDQIPGKINKEQDDILKTAKENINRLAKIINGLLDISKIEAKKVELEKKEVEISVLLSKISSIFKNSAREREINLEVKSFQEDVKLYIDEDKIIQVFTNLIDNALKFTEKGKVEIAIYDIGKDVECSVSDTGRGISKEDLPKLFDKFQQFGRTPGPGAKGTGLGLSISKGIVEIHGGRVWVESKLGKGTKFIFTLPKIAVK; encoded by the coding sequence ATGACAGAGGATTTAAAGAAAACAACTATATCAGCGAAGAGATTAAATGAAGAGATTGCCGAACGTAAGAAGATGGAAGTAAACCTACAGCAGGCAACAGAAGAATGGGAAAGGACTTTTAATGCTATTTCAGATTTAGTTTTTATTCAAGATAAAGATTTTATTATTACGAAAGTTAACAAAGCTTTTGTCGATGTGCTTAAGATGAAGCCTGAAGATATTATAGGTAAAAAATGTTATCAGATATTTCATCATAGAGATACGCCTTGGTCGGGATGTCTTTTCAAAAAGACTCAAGAGAGTAAAGCCGTCCATACTGAAGAAGTGGATGACTTCATAACAGGTATTCCTCTTTCAGTGACCATTTCCCCGGTCTTTGATGAGAGCGGTAATGTGATAGCCAGCGTCCATATTGCGAGAGATATTTCAGAATGTAAGCAGGCAGAACGAATCAAAGACGAATTTATCAGTACAGTCTCTCATGAGCTGCGCACTCCGCTTTCAATAATCAAGGAAGGGGTAAGTCTTGTGCTGGATCAGATTCCGGGTAAAATAAATAAAGAGCAGGACGACATTCTTAAAACTGCAAAAGAGAATATTAATAGACTTGCAAAGATTATAAATGGTCTTTTGGATATATCAAAGATAGAGGCTAAAAAAGTCGAATTAGAAAAAAAAGAGGTAGAGATTTCAGTATTATTAAGTAAAATATCCAGTATATTTAAAAACTCTGCGCGTGAACGTGAAATTAATTTAGAAGTAAAGAGTTTTCAAGAAGATGTCAAACTTTATATAGATGAAGATAAGATAATTCAGGTATTTACAAATCTTATAGATAATGCTTTAAAATTTACGGAGAAAGGTAAGGTAGAGATAGCTATTTATGATATCGGTAAAGATGTTGAGTGTAGTGTTTCCGATACAGGTAGAGGTATATCAAAAGAAGACCTTCCAAAATTATTTGATAAATTTCAACAGTTCGGTAGAACCCCTGGTCCTGGTGCTAAAGGAACAGGTCTTGGGCTCTCTATATCTAAAGGTATAGTTGAGATACATGGAGGCCGGGTC